A part of Rhinoderma darwinii isolate aRhiDar2 chromosome 1, aRhiDar2.hap1, whole genome shotgun sequence genomic DNA contains:
- the UQCR11 gene encoding cytochrome b-c1 complex subunit 10 encodes MIDKVLGPRYLQLAKTWAPTLFTWGSVGAVGLVWATDWRLFLDYVPYVNGKFKQEK; translated from the exons ATGATCGACAAAGTGCTGGGACCTCGCTACTTGCAGCTGGCCAAGACCTG GGCACCAACGCTGTTCACATGGGGCTCAGTAGGGGCAGTGGGACTCGTCTGGGCTACTGACTGGCGGCTTTTCCTTGATTACGTTCCATATGTCAATGGAAAATTTAAGCAGGAAAAATGA